A single genomic interval of Malania oleifera isolate guangnan ecotype guangnan chromosome 11, ASM2987363v1, whole genome shotgun sequence harbors:
- the LOC131167931 gene encoding uncharacterized protein LOC131167931, which produces MASDEFRLVSPAIDNEGRLPRKYTQEGQGARKNISPPLEWYNVPEGTKTLALVVQDLDAPDPSSPIVPWTHWVVVNIPPGLKKLPEGFSGKEEEAGGEYAAIKEGNNDWKVPGWRGPKLPTHDHRFEFKLCALDDEMHLGKKVTKEKLVEAMEGHVVGEAVLMAIF; this is translated from the exons ATGGCGAGCGACGAATTCCGACTGGTATCTCCGGCCATCGACAACGAGGGACGGCTGCCCCGGAAGTACACGCAGGAGGGGCAGGGCGCGCGCAAGAACATATCGCCGCCACTCGAATGGTACAACGTGCCGGAGGGAACGAAGACGCTGGCGCTGGTGGTGCAGGACCTCGACGCTCCGGATCCTAGCTCCCCCATCGTGCCGTGGACCCACTGGGTGGTGGTCAACATTCCCCCGGGGCTGAAGAAGCTGCCGGAGGGATTCTCCGGGAAGGAGGAGGAGGCCGGCGGCGAGTACGCCGCGATCAAAGAGGGTAACAACGACTGGAAGGTGCCGGGATGGCGGGGGCCCAAGCTGCCCACCCACGACCACCGGTTCGAGTTCAAGCTCTGTGCGTTGGACGACGAGATGCACctgggtaaaaag GTGACGAAGGAGAAGCTGGTGGAGGCGATGGAAGGGCATGTGGTGGGAGAGGCGGTTTTAATGGCAATTTTCTGA